Proteins found in one Pseudomonas sp. P8_241 genomic segment:
- a CDS encoding tripartite tricarboxylate transporter TctB family protein, which yields MTGVRSVVPAQMAISLGLIAISSVLALGAFHFPPEMGFVILPAYVYPYAVAAFLGVVGVLLGYQAITGGFRELDNAQTVTVPGGKAGAVWVTAGLLGVALLINVIGFVLAAGLLFVCAARGFGSRHPIRDLAIGIALTLPIYWLFNAGLGVSLPPLINAWI from the coding sequence ATGACCGGTGTGCGTAGTGTCGTACCGGCGCAGATGGCGATCAGCCTGGGCCTGATCGCCATCAGCAGCGTGCTCGCGCTGGGCGCGTTTCACTTTCCGCCGGAAATGGGCTTCGTCATCCTCCCGGCCTACGTTTATCCCTATGCGGTTGCGGCGTTTCTCGGCGTAGTGGGCGTGTTGCTGGGGTATCAGGCGATCACCGGTGGCTTTCGCGAACTGGACAACGCCCAAACCGTCACCGTGCCGGGTGGCAAAGCCGGCGCGGTGTGGGTCACGGCCGGCCTTCTCGGTGTAGCGCTGCTGATCAACGTCATCGGCTTCGTATTGGCCGCCGGGTTGTTGTTTGTCTGTGCGGCACGAGGTTTTGGCAGCCGCCATCCGATTCGGGACCTGGCCATCGGCATTGCCTTGACCCTGCCGATCTACTGGCTGTTCAACGCCGGACTCGGCGTGTCTCTGCCGCCGCTGATCAATGCCTGGATTTGA